From Coriobacteriaceae bacterium, a single genomic window includes:
- a CDS encoding DNA polymerase III subunit delta' has product MAPAQTSLLAKLDTQERVCDFLTNAIASGRASHAYLFLGAPGAGKLDAAWALAQAFLCEQDGCGSCDSCVRVARHTHPDVHYYTPESATGYLIAQTRELLDDVPLAPIRAKAKVYIIDRAEQLRANTANALLKTLEEPPEGVMFILLGTSADVMLPTIVSRCQCVPFRLVSPTVAAQAVSRATGQDPARCRMAVAVAGSPTRGIEFLKSAERQDARRQMVRAIDSLIAADEADVLSRAKSLIVAVKAPLAEVKSTQEKVLEQNADYLSRGALKQLEDRNKRELNARERSGIMEALASARTLMRDVLLTLQDGAADVVNEDVRDTIGRLAAATNVAGATQALEAVATAERNIARNVTPQLAIEVMLFDIRKALKCR; this is encoded by the coding sequence ATGGCCCCCGCGCAGACAAGCCTGCTGGCCAAGCTCGACACCCAGGAACGCGTGTGCGACTTTTTGACCAACGCCATCGCAAGCGGCCGCGCATCGCACGCCTACCTGTTTTTGGGCGCGCCCGGCGCCGGTAAGCTCGACGCCGCATGGGCGCTTGCCCAGGCATTCCTGTGCGAGCAGGACGGCTGTGGTTCGTGTGACAGCTGCGTGCGCGTCGCGCGCCACACGCACCCCGACGTGCACTATTACACCCCTGAAAGCGCTACGGGCTACCTCATCGCGCAGACCCGCGAGCTGCTCGACGACGTGCCCTTGGCGCCCATCCGCGCCAAGGCAAAGGTCTACATCATCGACCGTGCCGAGCAGCTGCGCGCCAACACCGCCAACGCGCTGCTCAAAACGCTCGAGGAACCGCCCGAGGGCGTCATGTTCATCCTGTTGGGCACCTCGGCCGACGTGATGCTGCCCACCATCGTGAGCCGCTGCCAGTGCGTACCGTTTCGGCTGGTGTCGCCCACTGTGGCCGCGCAGGCCGTGAGCCGCGCCACCGGCCAGGATCCCGCGCGCTGCCGTATGGCCGTCGCTGTGGCGGGAAGCCCCACGCGTGGTATCGAGTTCCTCAAGAGCGCCGAGCGTCAGGATGCCCGTCGCCAGATGGTCCGTGCCATCGACTCGCTCATCGCCGCCGACGAGGCCGATGTGCTCAGTCGCGCCAAGTCGCTCATCGTCGCCGTCAAGGCGCCGCTCGCCGAGGTCAAGTCCACGCAGGAAAAGGTGCTCGAGCAAAATGCCGACTACCTGTCGCGTGGAGCATTGAAGCAGCTTGAGGACCGCAACAAGCGCGAACTCAACGCGCGCGAGCGTTCGGGTATCATGGAAGCGCTGGCGAGCGCGCGGACGCTCATGCGCGACGTGCTGCTGACGCTTCAGGATGGGGCGGCAGACGTTGTGAACGAGGACGTGCGCGACACGATCGGGCGGCTTGCCGCCGCGACGAATGTTGCGGGTGCCACCCAGGCGCTCGAGGCGGTTGCCACCGCTGAGCGCAACATCGCCAGAAACGTTACTCCCCAGCTGGCCATCGAGGTCATGCTGTTCGATATCAGGAAGGCACTGAAATGCCGTTAG
- the tmk gene encoding dTMP kinase, producing MAFEPAQHSFITLEGVDGAGKSTQARLLARALDLAGYQVVTLREPGGTAISEKIRALLLDPANTAMGDTCELLLYEAARAQLVHEVIAPALAAGKVVLCDRFYDSTTCYQAFADGLDRQMVRDANNLAVAGAHPALTLVYHITPEQAALRMAARGAADRMEAKGMAFQERVYQGFCAIAAEEPGRVKLIDATASIADVFAQTVELVRAYGLDIPQGAVAAALAQEAE from the coding sequence ATGGCTTTTGAGCCCGCTCAACATAGCTTTATCACGCTCGAGGGCGTCGATGGCGCCGGCAAGTCCACGCAGGCGCGCCTGCTGGCCCGCGCGCTCGACCTCGCTGGCTATCAGGTCGTAACTCTGCGCGAGCCGGGCGGCACCGCCATCAGCGAAAAGATCCGCGCCCTGCTGCTCGACCCCGCCAATACGGCGATGGGCGACACCTGCGAGCTGCTGCTCTACGAGGCAGCGCGTGCCCAGCTGGTGCACGAGGTCATAGCTCCCGCCCTCGCTGCCGGCAAGGTGGTCCTATGCGACCGTTTCTACGATTCCACGACCTGCTACCAGGCGTTTGCCGATGGCCTCGACCGTCAGATGGTGCGCGATGCCAACAACCTGGCTGTCGCCGGTGCGCATCCGGCGCTCACGCTCGTCTATCACATCACGCCCGAGCAGGCGGCGCTGCGCATGGCCGCCCGTGGTGCGGCAGACCGCATGGAGGCCAAGGGCATGGCGTTCCAGGAGCGCGTCTATCAGGGATTTTGTGCCATTGCTGCCGAGGAGCCAGGCCGCGTAAAGCTCATCGACGCCACCGCGTCGATCGCAGACGTCTTCGCGCAGACGGTCGAGCTGGTTCGCGCGTACGGTCTCGACATTCCCCAAGGCGCCGTCGCCGCCGCGCTTGCCCAGGAGGCTGAGTAA